Below is a window of Sceloporus undulatus isolate JIND9_A2432 ecotype Alabama chromosome 9, SceUnd_v1.1, whole genome shotgun sequence DNA.
GCCACCCCTTTTGATATTGATTGGCAGGGCTTCTGCGCTTTCAGCAGCTTGCTTGGTGCCGATCCAACAGGTGCCACTTTCCTCCATTCATTCCGCTGCCATTGGATCctaatcctcttcttcctcttctgtctaACTGTCTCCAGCGTTCAAAAGTGAGACTCAAAGGGgccttttcatttctctttttaaaagcaagccGGCttaaaatgtacagtgggcccaaTGGTATcggctggggtttggtgccaggacctGGCATGGGAagcaaaagccatggatgctcaatagAATAACATAAgcagggttgttgttgctgctgctgctgctgcaaagaaGATGAAGGGAGCAATTGAGCAgggtttttttgagggggggtgtcccttatataaaatgacacacacacacacacacacacacacacacactcccaaaaGCAAGCCCCAGCAACTCCTAAGAGctttgcaaaggaaaagagaCCCAAAAGGATCAGAGCTGCCTTAGGGCTGCATTGATGCACTGCAGAAAGgatctggtttgaccccactttaaactGCCAGGGCTAGGGAgaaaataaactacaactcccagaattccaaagtgaTGCCAAAGTCAAACCCTCCCCTTCCAGGGACTAGCTCAGCCCAGATGTGTTTACAACGTGCAATTGCATGCATCCATGCATGCAAGAAAGGGAGGGCTGCAAAGGAGCATTTAAAGGGACCAGGTCCTTTTTTGTTGCTTTGTAAAATCTGGGGTTTTGCAGTTCGAGGCAAAGGAGTGTCTCGTCTGAAAACCCTGACACGTGTCTTGCTGTTGAATCTTTCTAAGGATCTGGTCCGGGAAGAGGATGGAAGGGATGCTGGTGTTTCTGCTGATGGTCTGGGGATGCTGGGCTCTCTCCTTCCATCTCCCCCCAGGGACCCCCAAGTGCTTGAAGGAGGCATTGCAGCAAGATGTGATGGTGACTGGAGAGTATGAGGTTTCCCCAGGGACCAGCATCGACCTCAAGGTGAGGAAGGGAGAGGCTTGGGTcttggcatctgcactgcagaaataacccacttccATACTGCTTTGGAGGAACTGCCAAGGAGTTGCAGCTTGCTGGCATGCCCTGCAAAGGAAGGCCCTCCCAAAATCTCTGACTAAAAGATGCTGGAGCAAAAGCAAACAGTGTGTTGCTGATCAAGCAATAATATTGATTTGATAGATATTGGTAAATAGATAGACcatgctagatagatagatagatagatagatagatagatagatagatagataggagaaACTAGccaagatctatctatctatctatctatctatctatctatgatagatagagagataaagAGGTATAGGTAAATGATAGACaagtgatagatagatagatagatagatagatagatagatagataatctaGCCAAGATCTATTatatatagataaatagatacagcaatagatagatagacagctAGATAGAAAAACTAGACAAAGCCTATTATATAAGATAGACAAATAGacatagatagatggatggatggatagatagagaaAAATTAGCCAAGATCTATTATAtctgtgatagatagatagatgggtagatGTAAACTAGCCAAGATCTAGTATATAGCTAGataaatatagatagatagatagatagatagatagatagatagatagatagatagagaaactAGCCAAGATGTATTATATCTATGATTGATAGctagatagatatagagataaacagagatagatagatagatagagagagagagagagagagagagagagagacaagacaGGATATAAGTTCTATTACATCTTGTATCTATCTTATAGTCAGATAGATAGACACAGATAGACATATATAGACTAGTTTTAGTCATGTCTTAAcctttgtgtattttaatgttaCTTTATGCTGTTTTAGATGGTTTGGgcagttttaaattttattgtcatGTTGTAGAAGGCACATCGACTCACAAAAATGATTCTCTAGGagtatttaaagtggtgccaaactgcgttatttctacaatgcagatgcaccttcCCGCCAAGAgtcatgctcaggtcttgcaaagccaGGCTTCCTTGGCTAAATCAACCCAGCTGTTATGCGCGCTCTCTGGCTTTTTCCTGCTGTCTAGCAATTGGCCCAAGCACCATGCtctttcccagtgagtcatgGCTTGCCATGATGCATCGGAAGTGCGccagcctcactttagtcatcctggcttccagggaaagtttggGCTCGGTTTGCTCTTGGACCCGTTTATTTGTCTTTGGGGCCGTCCGTCCGTCCGCTTCATCCGTAACATCTCCAAAATCGGCGCCACATTTCAAAAGAGACGATCCTTTCCCTGCCAGCTTTCTtccctctccagctttcacagctgTGCACAAAAATATACTCTACTTAGAGTCTCCATAATTCGGAAACGAAGGTACACCGCAGAAGGCAAACCCatactggggttttcttggcaaggagggtttgcatttgccttcctccaaggctgagagagtgtgacttgcctaatgtaGACCACTAGGCTTCATGACCAATGCAGGCTGTTTTTAGTTtgagtttctgcacaggattcgtTCTCCTTCGTTCCCTTTCTACTTCGCATGTGTCCAAACGCACTCTTGCTCCGGGCGAATTGATCTCACGGCCCTTTTCTCCGCTCAGGTCACCGACTCCGTTGGACACCTCCTTTACTCCAAGGATGATGCCAAGAAAGGCCAGCTTAGCTTTATCACCGAGGATTGTGACATCTACGAGATTTGCTTTCGGAGCCGCGGACGGCCAGGTACAAGAGGAAACCAAGGCTGGGCACCTGGTTATCACCAACTTctcaacacctttgagactaaccaaaagaaagaagttggcagcttgagcttcCGTAGGCTTAAATCtactgtacttcctcagatgcatttgagtctacttcccaaatgcatctgaggaagtagactgaagtctatcaaagctcatgctgccaatttctttcttccagtgagtctcaaaagtgcaacaagatctctctgcgtactgattctacagactaacacggctatatctttgaatcctagtctcagggtccaacgctcaaacaacCATGCCACTCTGGCTCCCCTTTACTTACCAATCATGTATTTGGGTACTAAGTTTCCGGGGAAAgcaggatgatggtgatgatgatgatgatgattttttcaTTGGGTCTTCCAGGGAACTCCCAGGTCCCTGACCAACTGGTCACCCTCAACATCAAGCGCGGCGTGGAGGCCCGGAATTACAAACATGTGAGTACAATGCTTGGTTTGCCAGGGTTGACCCCAAATAGGGCTGCCCCCTTGGCAGGTGGCTCTGGCTGGCAAGCTGGGCTAGCCTTCATGGCATGGGGAGGGTGCAAAGGATAATGGGAGCATAGGCCTTTTGTGTGCCccccacttcttcaaatgcagaGTCTGAGCATGAACAGCGCACTGTTTAGCCCAGCCTGGAAGTGGGCTTGCCTTGCTCTTTTCCTTTTGCCACAGGTTGCAAAAACAGAGAAACTCAAGCCCCTGGAGGTGGATCTGCGCCGGCTTGAGGACCTTTCCAAATCCATCGCCAAAGACTTTGCCTTCATTAAGCAACGCAAGGAGGAGATGCGGGACACCAATGGTGAGTGGTTTGGGGTTGCATGGCTTATGTCCCCAGACCCAGGAAAGACTCTGAGGCTGTCCACCCTTCTTCTCTCCtggtttctctcctccttccccacctTTATCATtcatagagtcgccataagtccaaGGTGACTTGATGGTGATggacaacaacaaataatgagTTCTGATACTaattttcctttttgtctttgCAGAATCTACCCGAATGCGCGTCTTCCACTTCAGCGTCTTCTCCATGCTCAGCCTGGTGGGTCTGACCACTTGGCAAGTCTTCGGCCTGAAGCGTTTCTTAAAAGCCAAGAAAGTCATGGAGTGATGGAGCAGCTCAGGTCGTGCATGTGTTGAGTTGAGCATCTCAGGTCATGCGTGGGTTGGGTTGAGCATCTCAGGTCATTCTGGTGTTACCCTTCTTTGGTTCCTCAGGGTCCTTTGAGCGTGAACCTTTAGAGATGTTCCTCTGAGATCTGGCCACCAACTTGCTCCGATCCCAAGTTGTCTAGAGTCATATTTTCCCTTAGTCTGGACCAGCGGTTCCCACACTTTGAACCTCCGagtggacttcagttcccagaagtcccagctgGCTTGGgcaatggtaaggaattctgggagatgaagtccaaaacatctggaggaccaaagtttgggatacACTGGTCTGGACCCTTGGTGGAAGATGGTGACTTGGCTGGATTTGTTCGCTGGCTGGAAATGGAACTGGTTGCGCATAACCTTTGGCTCACTAgcaatgctggctaggggattctgggagttggagtccaatttTACACTACAGTTATTCACGCAACACTACACTGGTTGGCTGCCTCTGATGAAGGCAAAACCTACATTTGTTGAAGACTTAGGGTGCGTCTAcgctgtagaagtaatgcagtttggcaccactttaacttccatggctccatcctacaaaatcctggggtctgcagtttggtgaggccccaGCACTTTttaacagaggaggctaaaggccttgctaaactacaaaccccaggattccacatggcATTTAAGCCTTTACAGATGTAAAGCCATACATTGAAATAGTCTGGGAAGGGATTGAAATGTTGGACCCGCTTGATGCAACATTTTTCTCTTCCTgtatgggaaaagaaaaagaggagaccGAGTTCAACGTCaagtaatattaaaatatttggtgCATATTTATTGCAAAGTCGGCGTGTTTTTTCTTTACAGtgataaaaaatacaaaatgtgcCCAGCCggtcttttctttcccccccccccccggtgccaAAGTAGAAAATTggcattttgggctaaatttacATTGAGAGTTATAAACCAGTTGTAAAGCTTAACCTCAAACGTTTAAGAAAGCAGGGAGAGTGGCGTTGGGGCTAGGACAGGGATTGGCATGTTATGgggtcagactgcaactcccatcagccccatccaGCATGGATAGCATttggatgtgaagtcaaaggctttcacagtcagcgtccatagttttttgtggggttttgggggcaatgtggccatattctggacgagtttattcctgacgtttcgttagcatctgaggctggcatcttcagagaatgctggcatggaagagagtcgGGTATATGtatgccccactctcttccatgccagcgttctctgacgatgccaaagccacagatggctaaacatcaggaacaaactcttccagaacatggccacacagcccccacaaaccccacaaaaacacacattgcgttgatgggagttgttgtccaaatgTAATGGAAATGTGCCTCACGCATTGGGCAGTAGTGACGGTTAGGTTGCGATACTCCAGATGTTGGAGTCCAGCTCCTATCAACCCCCTGTAAGGGATGATAGGAGGTATAGTCCAACAATACCAGGGATATATCTTGGTCGATCTGGTTTTGAGTAGAGTATGCTCAAACCCCTTGGGGGAAAAATATGATTTCCAGGATTCTTTGGGAAGCCCCAGAAGACAGTTTCTCAAACCGGTTAAGGTTGCAATGCGGACGGTGCGCTTGGATCCTGTGCCAAAGCGGCTTAGAGAAGAGAGTTTCTTTCTCACACTGTCAGTGTTCCTGGACTAGTTGGTTTCCTCTCCTCTGGTTTCCAGTGCCAAAAAGGGGCACCCTTGAGGACGTTTCCTTCCAGCTGTCCATGTGGCGATGGCGGTTCTTCGCATGCCACTCCGGGACTGGGGTTCGGCTTCAGGgttggcagtggcagtggcgCATCATGCGCACCAGCTGCACCAGCAAGGAGCCATCCTCTTTGAAGAAGACGAAGGAGAGCGGAGTCCAGTGGGACCGACAGCAGCGTTTCTGGCGAAAGAGGgaacactttttaaataataataaattattattattattataattattattattattatttatatcccacttctctgtgCAACAAAATTGGGGCGGCTTACGCATTAAAACAATGCAGATccatattttaattgattgtatgtacagcgctgtgtaaatttacagcgctttaccaataaagcttaataataataataataataataataataataataaccagcgACATCCCTGGATATATTAGTGTGATGCCATCTTTTTCATTAGCAATGCAACCCTGAATAACCAGCAAAGGTTGTACTCTGCCTTTGCACTCAGGTGCAAAGTTAAAAAATGGCGAGGATGACATTGTCCTTTACCTGTTCTGGGCCTCTGTCCGTCTGAAGGTTTGGGGGCTCAGGGGTGCATTCTTGGATCCAAAGGGCCAAGGAAGGCCCCTCTTCTTTTCGGCGGCAGTGGCAACCCAGGCATTCAGTGAAGAGGAAAGATGTGGGGTGCAAGACCCAGCTTTGCCAACCAAGATCTGCAAGAAGGTGCAAAGACAGGTGGAAATATGTCAGCAACAGTCGGGATCCCACACTGCAGGCTGCAATGCATCACTGCAATCTCCATTGCAGACACAATATGCAACTGTATTTGACAACCAGAGCCATGTAGGGCACCTGTGCCCATGTGGCGTAggggtttgagcgttggactacaacgctggaggccaggcttcaaatcccagcTTAGGCATGCAAATCCAACTGGGTGAGATGGGATTTCAATCCtctctctaagcctcagggggaggcaatggcaaacccactctgagcaaatcgtgccaagaaagccctgtaacaggttcaccttagggttgccataagtcagaaatgacttgaaggcacaccaccaccaccaccacaacaacaacagggcacCATGCAGGATGATCTCTTGTGCAGCCTTGCTCTGCCCCATAGCAGCACTggcacacagtggacccttggtatccgctagggtttgattccagaactCCGAAATcaatggatgcccaagtcccattatatacagtggcatagtaaaatggcaaaatcctggCTTGTTTTTGACCTGAGATGCTCAAACATTTcccctccaaatgttttaaaGCTGCAGATCTACGCATGCAGAATCAGTGGgcatggagggccaactggacTCCATGAATGTGCCCATACAGAACCATCCAAACCATAGCAGGCAGGGCTATGATTGGCTTTGTGAGATCAATTACAAGTTGTGACAACCTTgagaggaatgtgtgtgtgtgtgtgtgtgagagagagagagagagagagagagcgtgcatctgcactgcagaaactacgagtcccagaatttcatagcattgcgctgtggcagttaaagcggtgccaaactgggttaattccgcagtgcagatgcaacctgagagAAAGGGTGTTGCATTATATTCCAATGCAAGACGGAGCCTTTACCAGCCAACGTGACATGATGCGAGACCTGGGTACATCTTCCTCTTCGGAGCAGCATGGTCTGGTTGGAGGAGATATCtgttgggggaaaggaagaaactaGGTTAAAACTGCTTTGGATGGATGACTAGGTTCCATTGGGAAAGGTTGGAGGCTCTCTGGTTTGCAATAGTTCTTTACATTAGAGAAAATCCGGCCGTGGAGCCAAGCGAGCACAGATAGTGCTGAAAAGgcactctgtgcatgctcagaaCTCCTTTCATTTCCCCTATGATAAGTGTCagactcgagaccagggttcgaatccccgctcagccatggaaacccactgactttgggcaagttgcacactctcagcctcagggcaaggcaatggcgaacgtctcctgaacaaatcttgccaagaaaatgccaggaTAGGGTCTCCACAAGtcggagacaacttgaaggcacacaacaacaaccaagtctCCCTTGCATGATGTCCCTTATAGTAACTTTTGAAGAGTGTTGCTTCACAGCGGTCCTTttgtcgcactctctcagcctcataggatgtcaatggcaaacctcctctgaagaaacttgccaaggcaACTTCACGATAGGATTGCCTTCaggtctccatgagttggaaatgactcaaagtcACAACGACAACAATATTGGCAAGAGGCCTGAAGGGCATAAGGATCTGGTCCAAGGTGAAGGAGGGAAGGGGTACAAAGGGACACTCACTGAGGTGCTGCCCTCCAGAAGACGGGGTGAGCAGCGCCACGGTTTCCTTGGCCCAGGCTTGGCGCAATGGGGCCATTGTTTCAACCGGGAACCGGGGGGTTCGGTCCAAGCGAAGTGAACGGAGTACGGACGAACTGATCCGCTGGAGGACCTGTTCCCTGCAACTGTTAAAGGGagacataaaacacacacacacacgtcactgGTTCCAAATCTATATatgcttgtccctccatattggctagggttaggggcacaagacccccatgaatatggaaaaaccgcaaataacaaaaacgccatATTTTCacctgagaggacatctctctaggaatctctaggtcctccattgcaactctgtggtcaacgtctgacagacactgaccatagagtttcactggaggagctacaaaggcctagtagagtgtcctctctaggaataatctctaggtctttcagtgtgactttgttaaagttgaccatagagttgcgctggaggacctagatattcctagagagaacatattaatcaaatccgtgaataatcaaagccacaaatatggagggttgAGTGTAATCTCATTCTGCGTCCCACTACCTTCTCGAACtcggagagggccttcttggtggctgctcctagctTTTAAaactcccttccaagggaggCTTGACCAGCCCCTTCTCTGTTGTCTTTAGCTGGCAGGCTAAGACTTTCATGTTAAATGGCCTTCTGCCTTGGCTGACCAGGATAAGGGGATATACAGTCAGATAcgctgttttgttttatgttaagTTTGTACAGtagtcaaagacatagccatgtaaaTCTGTAGAAGCAGTAcgtggagagatcttgcagcacctttgagactcagtgaaagaaagaagttggcagcaggagctttcctagacgtAAGTCTACttctcctgctgccaacttcttccgttcagtgagtcccaaaggcgctacaagatctatcCACATACGGATTTTATAGACTAatatggctgtatctttgaactctcccacaaaacagggataccttgaACTGGTCCACAAAAATGCACATAAGACATGCTTGCATTTTGTGGATGTTGGCTGACcagtatccctgttttgtgggttttggatgttactCTGCAAGCCCAGAAGTGCAACGTGAGGTTCTTATCACACATTGATAGTGGCTAGGattcctagggtttgtagtttatggAGATACAAGGgctatgtagtggtttgagtgttggattacgactctggagaccaagattcgattcccaacttggccatggaaacctattgggtgaccttgcgcaagtcacactctctcagcctcagaggaaggccatggcaaacctcctctgatcaaagcttgccaagaaaaccctatgacagagtcaccataagttggaaagaacttgaaggcacccagcaactaCAAACATGCTTCTTGCTAGTAGAAGGATACAAAGCATGAGAATGAGTAGGACTTTGGAGTAGGAAAGATATGGAAGTGGAGAAAACAAGTGAGCATGTGTTTAtgggaaggagggatggactcCCAATCTTTGGAGACCTTTAAGCATGGATCCATTTTGCACCAGAATTCCTTTTTCCTATGGACTCTATTGGGTGCTCTCCATCATTTTGACCTGGCTTTGACCATTTTAGGTCTTGTTTTAAATGACGGCAAGCTGCCTTGGATGCCAACCTGGAGGGCAGAGTGGTGGCAGTGATGAATTCAATGATGAAATAAGTAAATTGGGTGGAAACAGCCAGGGCTGGCATTCCACTGGCAGGGCCTTGGAGAACTTAAGAGGACCACATCTATGGCACCGTGGGGCGGCAGAGTTGGACTTTGGCGGCGGAGAAAGATATGGACAATGGATATCCATCCGGGACAAGGACGAACACGATGGGCTTTTCCTTCATTCCCTTTCCCAGCAATCTGAACCCAAATGCCCTCAGAGCAAACGGAGAATTGCAGCAGATGCAATTCTTTCACTTGCCCCTTGCTGCTCTTTGCATCACTGTGAAGCATCACATACAAACATACTCCCTTCTTCCCTTGAGCATGGGCTTACTTGTCATCTCCACATCTTTCCCCACCGACAAACTCCTACTCTGCCACTTCATGGTGCCAAGGAAGTGGCAAAGTTCTCCAAGGTTTTGCAAGTGGAATGCCAACCTTGGCAGGTTccaccaattaattaattaaattaattaataattaataacactgagagagagaaagagagagagagatcttctcAGATGGCATCCAGGGCAGCTTCGctgttgtcactgtgtgccttcaagtcattttggactaatggcaaccctaagacaatgctatcatggggttttcaccTCAATCTCATTGGAGAAGCAGGGtttaaataaacttattattattattattggttcagaggaggtttgccattgccttcccctaaaggctgagaaagcgtgacttgtcccaagtcacccaatgggtttacactGCCAAGCCAGGATTggtcttgggtcccatctccaagaggaCAGTGGGTCCtcagtatccgctggggtttggtcccaggtccctccatggatactaaaatc
It encodes the following:
- the LOC121915060 gene encoding transmembrane emp24 domain-containing protein 10-like isoform X1 translates to MHPCMQEREGCKGAFKGTRIWSGKRMEGMLVFLLMVWGCWALSFHLPPGTPKCLKEALQQDVMVTGEYEVSPGTSIDLKVTDSVGHLLYSKDDAKKGQLSFITEDCDIYEICFRSRGRPGNSQVPDQLVTLNIKRGVEARNYKHVAKTEKLKPLEVDLRRLEDLSKSIAKDFAFIKQRKEEMRDTNESTRMRVFHFSVFSMLSLVGLTTWQVFGLKRFLKAKKVME
- the LOC121915060 gene encoding transmembrane emp24 domain-containing protein 10-like isoform X3 produces the protein MHPCMQEREGCKGAFKGTRIWSGKRMEGMLVFLLMVWGCWALSFHLPPGTPKCLKEALQQDVMVTGEYEVSPGTSIDLKVTDSVGHLLYSKDDAKKGQLSFITEDCDIYEICFRSRGRPGNSQVPDQLVTLNIKRGVEARNYKHVSTMLGLPGLTPNRAAPLAGGSGWQAGLAFMAWGGCKG
- the LOC121915060 gene encoding transmembrane emp24 domain-containing protein 10-like isoform X2 gives rise to the protein MEGMLVFLLMVWGCWALSFHLPPGTPKCLKEALQQDVMVTGEYEVSPGTSIDLKVTDSVGHLLYSKDDAKKGQLSFITEDCDIYEICFRSRGRPGNSQVPDQLVTLNIKRGVEARNYKHVAKTEKLKPLEVDLRRLEDLSKSIAKDFAFIKQRKEEMRDTNESTRMRVFHFSVFSMLSLVGLTTWQVFGLKRFLKAKKVME